AATGGTACCAGGTTGAATATCAGACCGGAAAATATGGCTGGGTAAACAGCGCCCATACCTCCACATCTCAGACCATTAACGGCACCTTCTATGTACAGGTATCTGAAGCCAATGTCCGCTCTGGTGCGTCAACCGATTATCGAAAACTCAGTACTTTAACAAAAGGAACCGCAATAAAAGTGGTAGACCAATTCACTAACAGCAGCGGTGATAAATGGTACAGAGTCCAGCTCGGCAGCAGCACCTTCGGATGGGTTTCCGCCTCCCTTCTAACCGAGAAAGCCGTATATCTTAATACAAGCATGTACATCGGTACATACAAATCAGAATTAAGAAGAGGCGCAGAATTCAGGTATACTGTGACTGAAAAACCTTCATTTGGAAGTAAAGTTACCCTTCTTTCCCAGATTATAAACAGCAAAGGGGAAACATGGCTGAACATCCAAACCTCCAGCGGAAGAAAAGGCTGGATTCCGCAATGGGAAGTCTACAAATCTCTCAGCGACCGAAACTTGGTTTATGCGAAGTCTTCTGACAGCATCCGCTGGTCAGCTTCTCTTAATCAAAAATCTGTAGCTTCAGTGAATACAGGCGACTCGCTCGTTCTCCTCAGAGAGCTGAACGGATGGTACAACGTTGAAACGTCAAAAGGCGTACGCGGCTGGATCCCGGCAGCAAGCACAGTTGCCACACCGCCAGTGAATGTAGCCATTCCTCAGGTAACACCAATGGGTGACAGTACAGAGCTTTCCTGGAAAAAGTCGAAATCGGTCAAAGTTAATTTTGATTATCTTGCCGACCGTACGGCTTACATCAGTACAAAAGAGCTTGAACTAAAGGTTCCTGATTCAGATGTAGAAGGTGTGACCATCACCCAAATCAGTGGCGCGATTAAAGTAACGCCTAAACCAGGCTATTCCATTACCGTTCATGATAAAAAGGACCGTTTTCAGCTCCTTATCCATGAAGTTGGGGTAGCAGGTAAAACGATTGTACTTGATGCAGGCCACGGCGGAAGCGATTCTGGTGCAACGGGACCTACAAAGCTCTATGAGAAGGATGTAACTTTTGCTGTCACAAGATACTTAGGGGATATTTTGAAAGAGAATGGCGCAAATGTCATTTATACAAGAACAACTGATATTAAGCCGACATTGGATTACCGCGCAGGCGTTTCCAATAATTCAGATGCAGATATTTTCATCAGTATTCATGCGAATGCCAATCCAAACCGAAGTGCAAAAGGAACAGAAACGTATTTTAATGTGACCACCAATCCTAATGATCAAAAGAGCAAAACTCTTTCAACGAATATTCAGCGCGAATTGGTTGAGCAAATCAATACAACCAACCGCGGAATTAAGGAAGCCGGTTTTGTTGTCATCAGAGAAAACCAGCTGCCTAGTGCTCTGGTTGAGCTCGCATTCATCTCCAATCCTAATGAAGAGACGATGCTGCGGTCTGATGCCGTAAGAAGAAAAGCAGCACAAGGCATCTACAATGGTATAGAAGACTACTTTAACGGAGGCAACTGATCCCAATGAAAAAAATGAAAATTGCCTTAATATTTGGAGCAGGAATCATAGCTGGGAGTATTTTCACTCCCCTTGCCACCTCACAAGCAAGCAGCAATCTTGTACTGGCAAGTGTAGAGTGGGTCACATCTCAGCTGACACCGATTAACAACCGGGTTGCGAGCCTTGAAAGAGAAGTTCAAACTCTGAAGCAAATGAATACAAACCCTGCATTGCCTTCAAAAGTGTATGTAAAAGCTGTAATCGCTGACGTCCACTCCGGTGCGATGGAGCATTACAGAGTACTTGCTAGTATTCCAGTTTCACAGATTCTAAACGTTTCTCAAGAAATCACTTCTGAGGACGGAAAGTATTACAGAGTGGAATACAGTACTGGCAATACCGGATGGATCCCTGCTTCTGAAGTCAGTACCGCACCTGTTGCCAAACCAGCTTCCTTTATTGTCAAAACTCCAGGAGCTGTATATAGCGGAGCATCTGTTACAGGCTACAAAAAAGTAGGTTCGGTTTCTGAAGGACAAACCCTTAAGTATGTGAACGCCTTTAAAAACCGCTCCACAAAAGAAGTCTGGATCAACGTCCAGCTTTCAAACGGAACTAAAGGATGGGTCAAGCAGCAATCCGGCGAGGTGAAATAACGCCATGAATACGAAAACTCTTGTTGGAGGGGCGCTGCTGTCAGCAGCCCTCCTCTTCGGATTTAGCCCGGCTGGACAAGCCTATGAAAAACAAACGTATGCAAATGAAACAAAAGTGCAGCTTAAGAAAGCCCCATCTCTTCAAGTTCAGCTCAACGGACTTTTTGAAGTGGAAAACCTGACCTCAAGAGAAAAAACACTTCTCGTTCCATCTGCAAATGTGACCCTTTCTGCGAGCAGCGGAACCGCTAAGCTTACTGCAGGGTCGGACTCCTATTCAGCCGGTGCAGGGTTCAGAATTTCAGAGATTGCGAACCCTCCTGAAAAATATGTGAAATTTACAAGTCCGACAGAAGTGCGGACGGGAGCTGGCGACAGTTTCGCCTCCCTTCGCACAATGAAAAAGGTTGAGGCGGCAGAATACCTTTCTGAAACCGACAGCTCAGGAGTAAAGTGGTTCAATGTACAGCTGCCAGACGGCAAACAAGGATGGGTTTCATCCAATACATCGATTGTTGAGTCTAGCCCGCTAAGCTTATCCTTATTCAAATACAGCACCCTGCAATACCGGGGAAGCTTTGAAGCAAAAGCGGACGGCAATTTGGCAGCACTCTACAACCTTTTAAGCCTTGAAGATTATCTGAAAGGCGTTGTTCCGAATGAAATGCCGGCAAGCTGGCATCCTGAAGCCCTTAAGGCCCAGGCTATCGTAGCACGAAGCTATGCCGTTAACAGTATGGGACTCTCCAATACGGCGAAAAGCCAGGTCTATAATGGGTATACAAAAGAAGATCCCCGCTCCAATGCGGCTGTAACTGCAACAGCAGGCGTAATGGCAAAGCATAACGGCAAACCCGTTCAAACGTTTTTCTATTCAACAAGCGGCGGACAAACAGCCAATGCATGGGATGTCTGGGGATCCAGCCAAACGACCTTCCCTTATCTTAAAAGCGTAGCGGACCCATATGAATCATCCATCCACAGCAATTGGACGGACACCTTCCGCTCCTCAACGATTTTGGGAAAATTCGGATTCAACCCGGATACAACCGTTCTTTATGATATTAAAGCCATACCTACCGGGCAAAATGGAGAAATCGGCAAAGTAACGATAACAACCTCTGCCGGCAGCAAAACCATCAGCGGAAAAGAAGGCGACATACGCTCGCTTTTCCCAGTTGCGAAATATTACAACCAGCTCCGCTCCAACTGGTTTACAATGAATCCCGTTAAGTCTTTTACGGTTAAGGGCACAGGCTCCACCGTCCAGCAGCAATTTTCCGTAACAGGCAGCACCATCATGGCAGCTGATGGGACAACATCCACAGTACAGGGAGCACAGGTGAACATCCAAACCGCTTCCGGTCAAGTCACGCAAGAATCCGATCCTGCCACAATTGTCATCAACGGCAAAGGCTGGGGGCACCGCATCGGCATGAGCCAATACGGCGCCAACGGCTTTGCCCAAAAGGGTTTCAAGGCAGAAGCAATCGTGCAGCATTACTTTCCTGGTACGGTTGTGGGGAAATAAGAAGTAAGAGAGGACAGCCCTGGTATTTGGGGCTGTTTTTTTATTTGGGTTTGTGGTGGGGCGGGGGGTAGCGGGGGTTTGCACTGACCCCCGTTTCGCTAAAGCACTAAACCTCCGTCCCCGCTTCTCACCAGGCCTTGTCCCCCAGCACTTGTCGCGATTCTTGCTCTTTCCCCCACTGCGTTACCATGTTGAGGGTCAGTGCAATGCACTGACCCCCGTTTCGCTAAAGCACTAAACCTCCGTCCCCGTTCCTCACCAGTCCTTGCCCTACAGCACTTGTGGCGATTCTTTCTCTTTCCCCCACTGCGTTACCATGTTGGGGGTCAGTGCAAACAAAGGTATCCTCTTTTCAAAAGAAAACAGCGCGGCGCCTGACCCGCGCTCTATTAACGAACTATAGCTCCGGCACCTTCTTTCTAAACCCTTGGTACATAAGGCATTACAGGTCCATGCCTCTGTCCCCAGATGCGGTGAAGCATCGCGGGACTGGCACCGTGCCTGACCCGCTTCTTACTGCCAGACTAAAGCTCCGGCACCATCACCCATAAACCCTTGCAGCCCAAGGGCTCAGAGGTATCATCCTCCATCCCCACTTGCTTTAAAGCACAGCGGGACTGGCACCAAAACCAGCATTTTCTACCACCATTACAAAGCCACACCACCCTCCCCCTCCAAAATAAAAAACCCCCGCACACCGGCAGGGATTCTCACTTCACTATTTCAAAATATCCTCTTTCGGAGACTCGTCCCCGTTAATCACATAATACCGATCCTCGTGCTTTTGAAGAATCCAAAAGTAGTTTCCGCCTATTTTTGATTCTTCAAGCACGACGGTCCAGTCCTCTTTATATTCATCTTTCAGCATATTGACTGCTTTTTCCTTGAGCTTGCTTTTTTCAATCGGAGTAAAGGTGAATTTTTCGATTCCTCCGACTTGTTTCACTTTGTCGGAAAACATAATTTTGCTGATTTCCATGTCATCTTTGCTGATTCCTGATTTGCTGAAATGCTCGTAAAACTTATTCATATCGTCATTTTGAGCATCCATATATACGTTTTTAACTGTTTCTGCTGCGGCTGCCATTTCTTCCTTTGCATTGGCTTCGGGGTCTTGGCATGCTGCCATGAGAACGATGGATAGGATTATCCATACGCTTAGGATCCATTGCTTTTTCATCTGATTCCGTCCTTTTAACATATGATATCTCTATTATAGAGCGGACGGTACAAAAGAACTAGGTCATCTATTGTTAAAATTATGTAAAGGGACCTCCCAATGGAAGGTCCCTTTACAATCAGGATGGCTGTTCGTCCAGCCTGTTTTTTCGGTGTTTTGAAATCATCCGGTATAGTAAAAGCAACACATATGGGGTCAGCAGAATGATTAGTACGGATACCCATAATGTGTTTAGAAGGAAATCAGCAAATCCGCCAATGACGACCCGCGGAATGTTGACCGTAAAGAAAACGAATAAAGCTAGAAACAGCGGGTTTTTTGGAAGACGGATAAAGATCATATAGACAAGCTGAATGACAAATCCAACATAAATCGTTCCAATGATAACCCCTGCATAGCCGAAGTTTGCATAAGCTTCCGCTGCGAACAGCGTATTCAGCACCCCTGCCGTTCCCTCTTCTACCCGCTGCGGATAGAAGACTTCCATTGCTAATCTCGCTGATCGTATCTGTTCCATATCATAGAGTCCGATCAATGATGAAGGAAGGCTTCGTCCATTTAAAAGATCCAGGCGGTCTGTAAACAAATCAAGGTGCAAGTAAAATGGAGCGACCTGGGACAATAAAATCCGGCCGATTGGTCCCCTGTTATACGATAGGAAGCTCGATGGATCCGTTACCCCTTGGATAAATACATACATTACAACTAGGAGTACCACTCCAAGGCCGCCAAGTACAGCTAAACGGAACCACGTCAGTTTGATGATTTTCAAATAAATCAATAGCAGGAGCACCATGATGATGTAAAAGAAAATCGGTGCCTTTGATAAATCGTATACTGACAGGAACAGCGCTCCCCCGGTTGTTAGAGCAAATAAGAAAAACCACCGGTACTGTTTCCGCTGAATAAAATAAATGAAGGTGATCATCGACAAAATTGGTGCCAGCGCAACTCCAAAGATATTGCGGATAACCGTGCTGCCTTGAAAGTCATGAGAAGCCGTAATTCGAAGCTGAGCAAGATTATCAGAACCTTTTAATAGCTCTAACAAAGGAATTGTGTCAATTTTCAGGATCGTATAGCCAATCGCTCCCATTGAAAGCATCGTGAAAAACGCATACAGGTAAAACATCTGGTTTCCGTTTTCCTCACGATAGACAGGGGCCTCCATATAGCTCCTGAACTCTTTTTGCCCATCAAAGGATGCAAGCTTGCTCACTAAGAACATCGTGAGCGGCATGGCAACCATGATGAAGCAGATGAAGAAAAATCCCTGATAGCGGAAATAATCATCGGATAGCAGCTCTATCATGTAGTGCTCATCAATATTGAGCACAATCAGCAGAGAGCCTATAAAGGTGGAGGCAAGCAGAGAATAATAAAAGGTAATGGATATTAAGTTTGGGGTTAACAGGGACATGGAGCCTGATACTTTTCTAAACAAGATAAACGATAGAACCAGTACCGCAGCCCAAATCAAGAAATAAACCATAATACGACCGTAACTCCTTTGTTTAAAAGATAAGCGGGCACCACGATGCCCGCTCTAAATTTACTTCTTGAGGTGGTCGACCAAATGCTTTGCACTGTCTCCGTCGCCAAATGCCGGCTCATAAGCGGATGTGTACTCGCTATTGACTGCTTCCAAAATCTTCTTCGTGTCAGAACCAACTAAGATGTTTCCTTTGTTCTGAACCGTTTCAATCCATTCTG
The Metabacillus sp. FJAT-52054 genome window above contains:
- a CDS encoding N-acetylmuramoyl-L-alanine amidase, with product MGKYSREGIPIKRNKLVRSFVCLSVLATMPIQPGTASAAEYPYTGVTVSGSTSLHRGAEKDYKITKTISSAESVAVLNEFTNSVNETWLQVNHEGTTGWVMESQIKELDKPVPFAFITSDEAAVHRSAESSSTVSAEPGKNTMVEISSSFVNKEQEIWYQVKTADWSGWIHSDQIMFKPEAFTAYNTSKNQEVRSGAAPNYRLLQTLKQDESIKITDFFINSASEPYYGVELSNGTKGWTKAQSLTYSYKAAPAAIQKTVYAKLNPTSIHRSADSAERKVYEAPMNEELEIKSEFTNKANEKWYQVEYQTGKYGWVNSAHTSTSQTINGTFYVQVSEANVRSGASTDYRKLSTLTKGTAIKVVDQFTNSSGDKWYRVQLGSSTFGWVSASLLTEKAVYLNTSMYIGTYKSELRRGAEFRYTVTEKPSFGSKVTLLSQIINSKGETWLNIQTSSGRKGWIPQWEVYKSLSDRNLVYAKSSDSIRWSASLNQKSVASVNTGDSLVLLRELNGWYNVETSKGVRGWIPAASTVATPPVNVAIPQVTPMGDSTELSWKKSKSVKVNFDYLADRTAYISTKELELKVPDSDVEGVTITQISGAIKVTPKPGYSITVHDKKDRFQLLIHEVGVAGKTIVLDAGHGGSDSGATGPTKLYEKDVTFAVTRYLGDILKENGANVIYTRTTDIKPTLDYRAGVSNNSDADIFISIHANANPNRSAKGTETYFNVTTNPNDQKSKTLSTNIQRELVEQINTTNRGIKEAGFVVIRENQLPSALVELAFISNPNEETMLRSDAVRRKAAQGIYNGIEDYFNGGN
- a CDS encoding GW dipeptide domain-containing protein translates to MKKMKIALIFGAGIIAGSIFTPLATSQASSNLVLASVEWVTSQLTPINNRVASLEREVQTLKQMNTNPALPSKVYVKAVIADVHSGAMEHYRVLASIPVSQILNVSQEITSEDGKYYRVEYSTGNTGWIPASEVSTAPVAKPASFIVKTPGAVYSGASVTGYKKVGSVSEGQTLKYVNAFKNRSTKEVWINVQLSNGTKGWVKQQSGEVK
- a CDS encoding SpoIID/LytB domain-containing protein, yielding MNTKTLVGGALLSAALLFGFSPAGQAYEKQTYANETKVQLKKAPSLQVQLNGLFEVENLTSREKTLLVPSANVTLSASSGTAKLTAGSDSYSAGAGFRISEIANPPEKYVKFTSPTEVRTGAGDSFASLRTMKKVEAAEYLSETDSSGVKWFNVQLPDGKQGWVSSNTSIVESSPLSLSLFKYSTLQYRGSFEAKADGNLAALYNLLSLEDYLKGVVPNEMPASWHPEALKAQAIVARSYAVNSMGLSNTAKSQVYNGYTKEDPRSNAAVTATAGVMAKHNGKPVQTFFYSTSGGQTANAWDVWGSSQTTFPYLKSVADPYESSIHSNWTDTFRSSTILGKFGFNPDTTVLYDIKAIPTGQNGEIGKVTITTSAGSKTISGKEGDIRSLFPVAKYYNQLRSNWFTMNPVKSFTVKGTGSTVQQQFSVTGSTIMAADGTTSTVQGAQVNIQTASGQVTQESDPATIVINGKGWGHRIGMSQYGANGFAQKGFKAEAIVQHYFPGTVVGK
- a CDS encoding oligosaccharide repeat unit polymerase; the protein is MVYFLIWAAVLVLSFILFRKVSGSMSLLTPNLISITFYYSLLASTFIGSLLIVLNIDEHYMIELLSDDYFRYQGFFFICFIMVAMPLTMFLVSKLASFDGQKEFRSYMEAPVYREENGNQMFYLYAFFTMLSMGAIGYTILKIDTIPLLELLKGSDNLAQLRITASHDFQGSTVIRNIFGVALAPILSMITFIYFIQRKQYRWFFLFALTTGGALFLSVYDLSKAPIFFYIIMVLLLLIYLKIIKLTWFRLAVLGGLGVVLLVVMYVFIQGVTDPSSFLSYNRGPIGRILLSQVAPFYLHLDLFTDRLDLLNGRSLPSSLIGLYDMEQIRSARLAMEVFYPQRVEEGTAGVLNTLFAAEAYANFGYAGVIIGTIYVGFVIQLVYMIFIRLPKNPLFLALFVFFTVNIPRVVIGGFADFLLNTLWVSVLIILLTPYVLLLLYRMISKHRKNRLDEQPS